A segment of the Candidatus Nitrososphaera gargensis Ga9.2 genome:
TATATCGACAAGACCATCGTCGTCGCCGATGGCAGCAAACTCTACTATCTTATCAAGCGACTGTTTGGCATAACCTTTTTCAAAAACTGAGACGTTCAGCTCAAAGACAGGATAGAATCTTTCCTCCGGCTCTACCGATAGCACCTTGATCGATCTGAGGTTGCTTCCAAGCTTGATAAAGCTGGACAGGTCCTTTGGCTCAAACTTCTTTTCCAGCAAGAGGAATGTTTCGTCGTCGCTTGCAGCCAACACTATTGGGTCTTCATGCGCTACAACAGGCAGCAGGAGCCTGGCCGGCTTTTCCGGCTCTTCTTCAATTATAGGTTCTTCTTCTCTCCCTTCCTCCTCCTTTTCAGCAACGGGTTCACTTTTCTTAAACTCAGCCATCAGTTGGGCTATCTCGCTGTTCTCAAGTGGTCCCCTGTGGTATGTCAGGGTCCACCTCGACTTGATGACGCCTCTGAACTTGGGATCAAAAGTGTTGCAGAAAAATTCGCCTGGCCGCAGCCTTGCGATTTCCCTTTCTGCGTCGGAATCGAGCTCCAGCCCCACGCTTACGCGCTGGATGTCGCGGTGCGCGCCAAGCCTCCCGATAAAGCGAACATTGGCGTTTGAAATCACCTTGTAGTCCAAGTCGACTGCGTTCTGGCTTGCAAGGAGCATCCCTAAGCCAAACGCCCTTGCCTGTTTGATCAGCAGCAACAGCAGCTTCTTGGAGGGCGGCTCTCGGACAGGCGGGCAGTAGCCGGCGATTTCATCAAAATACAGAAGGTAGCGGAGCGTTTGCGCGCTGCCCTGCTTGATCAGCCATTGGAACAGCTGCTGTAGTATCAGCTCGACAAACAGGTGCTTTTCCTGCTCTGACTGGATGTTGCGAAGATCCAAGATATTGATGGATGGGCTGTTGAACAATTCTGAGAAATTAATTGATTTAGCTGACGACCATGACCGCAGCTTTGGATCTGATATTAGCAGATTTATTCTTGTTACAAGGTCTTTCCTTTCCTTATCGGATACTACCTTGGAGACTGGAAGCGAGCCGACATAGCTGAATGATGGGCTTTCAATATTCCTGATGAGGTCTTTTACCGTGAGGCTCTCGCCGTTTTTCCACGCGTTCTCAAGGATTGCAGAAACGAAGGTTACTTGCTTTCTGTCACTTTCTCCATAGCCTGCAAGACGGAGGAGGTTGAAAGAAGTGAGGTCAAGCAGATCCGCAGCCGAAGCAATGTCGGTGCTCAGCAGCTGATTGAAATCTTTTGGGGCAGATAGGTCAGGTGAAATTCCGACTGCAAGCCCGGCCGACGACTTTGGTGTAAAAATCCTGACGGTCACTTTATCAAAGTTTGCAGCTGCGTTTGGCGCTACCTTAAATTCAGCTGCCTTGTCGCGGTACGTTTTCTGCAGGCTGGCAGCATATTTTGCCCTGTCAATTTTTAGTGCATCCGCCTCCTTACCAGACCATGTTGAGAAATCGAAACTGACTGACTTGAATGCAAGGTTGCCGATGTCG
Coding sequences within it:
- a CDS encoding ATP-binding protein codes for the protein MDSPAKFNIGQAIDGTKFELDRASLTKHAIILGATGSGKTVLSKVIVEEAALQGIPTFAIDPKGDIGNLAFKSVSFDFSTWSGKEADALKIDRAKYAASLQKTYRDKAAEFKVAPNAAANFDKVTVRIFTPKSSAGLAVGISPDLSAPKDFNQLLSTDIASAADLLDLTSFNLLRLAGYGESDRKQVTFVSAILENAWKNGESLTVKDLIRNIESPSFSYVGSLPVSKVVSDKERKDLVTRINLLISDPKLRSWSSAKSINFSELFNSPSINILDLRNIQSEQEKHLFVELILQQLFQWLIKQGSAQTLRYLLYFDEIAGYCPPVREPPSKKLLLLLIKQARAFGLGMLLASQNAVDLDYKVISNANVRFIGRLGAHRDIQRVSVGLELDSDAEREIARLRPGEFFCNTFDPKFRGVIKSRWTLTYHRGPLENSEIAQLMAEFKKSEPVAEKEEEGREEEPIIEEEPEKPARLLLPVVAHEDPIVLAASDDETFLLLEKKFEPKDLSSFIKLGSNLRSIKVLSVEPEERFYPVFELNVSVFEKGYAKQSLDKIVEFAAIGDDDGLVDIPEEHIITSHRLVPAETRKEAEAWKGEIQKAVNRIEKELRHKFDILIEEKRKENIAARSEKPRAKIANIDEKVAKLQQSINTDIDTVKEYEKLYKDVKKESKKKKSLKPRLISIENRIDTNKQRILSTRRKIEQLHTNRKALEDELKDIQHEEKERFHQALGNIKSKTSFGITGWLVETVYRARILVNDSKEHYGDVMWSAYTGQGTWGRCSSCSVALAEGSICSCGNLLCSTHLAYCKMCLEPACMEHRAICYICSSTFCAAHYIRCEICRSPACANHSGTCSICNRKVCSNCSQKKGLIKSKIICRGCSII